In Gordonia sp. SL306, the genomic window CAACTGATCGTCGTGGGCGGCCCCGATACGTCGACGAGACGGCGGTACGAGGTGATCTGCGGCAGCGCCAGCAGCGTGTTCCCGGCCATGGTCGCCATCAGGCCGCCGACGGCCTGCAACATCGTCTCCGACGGCCCGTCGGGCGCATAGAACTGGTTGACGCCGTCCCGCTGCAGCGAGACGTTCAGGTGCGCTCCCTGCCCGAAGCCCCCCGTCGGCTTGGCCATGAACGTCACCGACCGGCCGTGCTCGCAGGCGATCTCGCGCATGACCTGCTTCGTGCGCACCCAGGAATCGGCGAGCGTGAGCGGCTCGGAGGGAGCGATGTTCAGCTCGGTCTGGCCCGGCGCGGCCTCGTCGGTCCACGCCTCCCAGACGATGCCGAGCTCGCCGAGCCGGTCTGTGACCGCCTCCATGTACTCGATCCAGTCCGCGGACCGGGCCAGGTTGTAGGTGGCACCCGTCTCGCCGCCGAGGGCGGTGAGGTCGCGATAGCCGCGGGCTCTGGCCTCCTGGATGGACTCCTCGAACAGGGTGGTCTCGATCTCCACCGCGACGGTCGCCCTGTAGCCCAGCGATTCGAGCCGGTCTATGAGGCGGCGCACCATGTTCCGGGGACAGATCGGCACGGGGTTCCCGTCCTTCATCCAGAAGTCGCCGATCACCGACTGCACGCCGGGCTTCCACTCGACGAGCGTGTTCATGTCCGGGAGGAGGGAGATGTCGTAGAGGTTGCCGCGCCACTCGGGATAGGCGTCGCCGAACACGATGTCGGTGCCCATGTCGATGGCGAACAGCACGTCGGCGAACGCGAAGCCGGATTCCCTGCCGGCGGCGAACTTCGCGGCGGTGACGTTCTTCCCCATGAAGCTGCCGTCGTGGTTCGTTGCCTCCACGCGGTAGGCCTTGGCCGGGCCGGGTGCACCGGCTCCGGATCGGCTGGGATCAGACATCGTAACGGGCCTTCCAGGAGGCAGCGGTCATGACCGACAGCTGCGCGAGAGAGCCCTGGACCCGCAGGCCGCGCTCCAGGGCGGTGAACAGGAAATCGGTGCCGGTGAAGAATCCGGCCAATGCGTCTGCGCTGCCGACGATGCGGTAGGCGATGTCCCCGACGCCGAATCTCGCCTCCTGCGAGCCCTCGATTCCGCGGGCGACCACGGTCAACACGTCGGGCATGCCGGGGATGGTGCGGGTCTGTTCCCAGAAGCGG contains:
- a CDS encoding glutamine synthetase family protein: MSDPSRSGAGAPGPAKAYRVEATNHDGSFMGKNVTAAKFAAGRESGFAFADVLFAIDMGTDIVFGDAYPEWRGNLYDISLLPDMNTLVEWKPGVQSVIGDFWMKDGNPVPICPRNMVRRLIDRLESLGYRATVAVEIETTLFEESIQEARARGYRDLTALGGETGATYNLARSADWIEYMEAVTDRLGELGIVWEAWTDEAAPGQTELNIAPSEPLTLADSWVRTKQVMREIACEHGRSVTFMAKPTGGFGQGAHLNVSLQRDGVNQFYAPDGPSETMLQAVGGLMATMAGNTLLALPQITSYRRLVDVSGPPTTISWGVNNKTAALRAITGHPKYSRLEYRVPGSDVNPYYALAGLLAGIVAGIEKGMAPPPQVDDMAWCLPDDCGVARIPDSMTKAIDALDGDPILREYLGDEFVDFWTASRRWEWMQFHTTGGDPYAELSEWESRRYFEFS